In Ferribacterium limneticum, a genomic segment contains:
- a CDS encoding PEP-CTERM sorting domain-containing protein, translated as MNKFNLIAGLVLAISSAASHAAVIVDRADVPVSQTVIDFESEDGLNLLGGDTYNFAGGSITATDSYTVGQYIADLGENGLWGAGNHFVSFDTIGQMTMNISFAAPTKGVAFDYSIYEENADGSAMLTARYYDANDSLLKTAKFIFSPFGANSYDQFQSFGYVSDAANIARVSISGDGVVLDNLTFTAAVPEPESYAMLLAGLGLMGVVARRRSQRV; from the coding sequence ATGAACAAGTTCAACCTGATTGCCGGCCTGGTGCTGGCGATTTCTTCCGCCGCCTCGCACGCCGCCGTGATCGTCGACCGTGCCGACGTGCCGGTCTCGCAGACCGTCATCGACTTCGAAAGCGAAGATGGCCTCAACCTGTTGGGTGGTGACACCTACAACTTTGCCGGCGGCTCGATCACGGCCACCGACAGCTATACCGTCGGCCAGTACATCGCCGACCTTGGCGAAAACGGCCTGTGGGGTGCCGGCAACCACTTCGTCTCGTTCGACACCATCGGTCAGATGACCATGAACATCAGCTTTGCCGCGCCGACCAAGGGTGTTGCCTTCGATTACAGCATCTACGAAGAGAATGCCGACGGCTCTGCCATGCTGACGGCGCGTTATTACGATGCCAACGACAGCCTGCTGAAAACCGCCAAGTTCATCTTTTCGCCGTTTGGTGCCAATAGCTACGACCAGTTCCAGAGCTTCGGTTATGTCAGCGACGCCGCCAATATCGCCCGCGTCAGCATTTCCGGCGACGGTGTCGTGCTCGACAACCTGACCTTCACGGCCGCCGTTCCCGAGCCGGAAAGCTACGCCATGCTGCTCGCCGGTCTCGGATTGATGGGCGTTGTCGCCCGTCGTCGCAGCCAGCGCGTCTGA
- a CDS encoding thioesterase family protein produces MTPTLPRRSADEQTRLEATLRDVFEHKLCFNELLGFKVESLNPAAPQISFAMRPDLIGHFLHGRLHGGVIATVLDTVGGLAATVAIAEKFNSETTEQVGHRFGRIGTIDLRTDYLHQGIGKKFTATGRITRLGGRIASVQMTLENETGLLIATGGASYVIS; encoded by the coding sequence ATGACCCCCACCCTGCCCCGCCGTTCCGCCGACGAGCAAACCCGCCTCGAAGCCACTCTGCGCGATGTTTTCGAGCACAAGCTTTGTTTCAACGAATTGCTCGGCTTCAAGGTCGAGTCGCTCAACCCAGCCGCGCCGCAAATCAGTTTCGCCATGCGCCCCGACCTCATCGGCCATTTTCTGCATGGCCGCCTGCATGGCGGCGTGATCGCCACCGTGCTCGATACCGTCGGCGGCCTGGCCGCGACCGTGGCCATTGCCGAGAAATTCAACAGCGAAACGACCGAGCAGGTCGGCCATCGCTTCGGCCGCATCGGCACCATCGACTTGCGCACCGATTACCTGCATCAGGGCATCGGCAAAAAATTCACGGCCACCGGACGGATAACCCGTCTCGGCGGCCGCATCGCCTCGGTGCAGATGACGCTGGAGAACGAAACCGGCCTGCTCATCGCCACCGGCGGGGCGTCTTACGTCATCAGTTAA
- a CDS encoding putative bifunctional diguanylate cyclase/phosphodiesterase: protein MALLALLGILFPLLWWWESSFVLRGGLALLILFGGYVVQAQLRQLWATQRAYSLAMAAAHDGFWAWDPVSKRLDVGKRLLEILGYRDNFLPDTHAWLELVHPDDRCHYNRTVAEHLKGRTPYFYCEYRVRASSGQYRWIASRGIAVRDRHGVAYQMAGSVTDITERKQHDEQLAFMAQHDPLTGLPNRLLLAEKLGEALHQATARQERVALLFIDLDRFKDINDSLGHRLGDSLLQDVAGRLRGALGPTDTLVRQGGDEFIVLLTGIANGATAEARARDFLERLNQPFVTDGNQLHVGASIGLSLYPDDAADAEQLLRDADTAMYVAKRHGGGQVARHTPEMKERVQQRASIELRLHRAIEQQAFSLHYQPKFDTASGRLLGAEALLRWQDGDQWIPPDRFIPVAEETGLIIPIGHWVLTEAIACLARWNRLSPTPLHMAINLSARQFWPGDLTETVAALCAEHGVACEQIELEVTESMLLMAEGNHVDMLHAMRARGFRLALDDFGTGYSSLSYLHRLPFSSLKIDRSFVTALIDDAGGSALVPAIITMAHNLGLEVVAEGVETAAQLVLLRDLHCDIHQGYLSGRPMPEADFRQRFLDAPTGTDVPAAHKK, encoded by the coding sequence ATGGCGCTGCTCGCACTGCTTGGCATACTCTTCCCGCTACTCTGGTGGTGGGAATCGTCGTTCGTCCTACGCGGCGGTCTGGCCCTGCTCATCCTCTTTGGCGGCTACGTCGTCCAGGCTCAGTTGCGCCAGCTGTGGGCCACGCAGCGCGCCTATAGCCTGGCCATGGCGGCGGCGCACGACGGCTTCTGGGCATGGGATCCGGTCAGCAAGCGCCTCGATGTCGGCAAGCGATTGCTGGAAATCCTTGGTTATCGCGACAATTTCCTGCCCGACACGCATGCCTGGCTGGAACTGGTCCATCCGGACGACCGCTGCCATTACAACCGGACCGTCGCCGAGCACCTGAAGGGCCGCACCCCCTACTTTTACTGCGAGTACCGGGTCCGCGCCAGCAGCGGCCAGTACCGCTGGATCGCCTCACGCGGCATCGCGGTGCGCGACCGTCACGGCGTCGCCTACCAGATGGCCGGCTCGGTCACCGACATCACCGAACGCAAGCAGCACGACGAGCAACTCGCCTTCATGGCCCAGCACGACCCGCTGACCGGCCTGCCCAACCGCTTGCTGCTCGCCGAGAAACTGGGCGAGGCACTGCACCAGGCGACGGCCCGGCAAGAACGTGTCGCCCTGCTGTTCATCGACCTTGACCGCTTCAAGGACATCAACGACTCGCTCGGCCACCGGCTGGGCGACAGCCTGCTCCAGGATGTCGCCGGGCGCCTGCGCGGTGCGCTCGGCCCGACCGACACCCTGGTCCGCCAGGGCGGCGACGAATTCATCGTGCTGCTCACCGGCATCGCCAATGGCGCGACGGCCGAAGCCCGCGCCCGCGATTTCCTCGAACGCCTGAACCAGCCCTTCGTCACCGATGGCAACCAGCTGCACGTCGGCGCCAGCATCGGGCTCAGCCTGTACCCGGACGACGCCGCCGATGCCGAGCAACTATTGCGCGATGCCGATACCGCGATGTACGTGGCCAAGCGCCATGGCGGTGGCCAGGTTGCCCGCCACACGCCGGAAATGAAGGAGCGCGTGCAGCAGCGCGCCTCGATCGAATTGCGCCTGCACCGGGCCATCGAGCAACAGGCTTTCTCCCTGCACTACCAGCCCAAATTCGACACCGCCAGCGGCCGCCTGCTCGGCGCCGAGGCCCTGCTGCGCTGGCAGGATGGCGACCAGTGGATTCCGCCCGACCGCTTCATCCCGGTAGCGGAGGAAACCGGCCTGATCATCCCCATCGGCCACTGGGTACTGACCGAGGCAATCGCCTGCCTGGCCCGCTGGAACCGCCTGTCGCCGACACCGCTGCACATGGCCATCAATCTCTCGGCCCGCCAGTTCTGGCCCGGCGACCTGACCGAGACGGTCGCCGCGCTGTGTGCGGAGCACGGCGTCGCCTGCGAGCAAATCGAGCTGGAAGTCACCGAGTCGATGCTGCTGATGGCCGAGGGCAACCACGTCGACATGCTCCACGCCATGCGCGCCCGCGGCTTCCGCCTGGCTCTCGATGATTTCGGTACCGGCTATTCCTCGCTCTCCTACCTGCACCGCCTGCCCTTCAGTAGCCTGAAGATCGACCGCAGCTTCGTCACCGCCCTGATCGACGATGCCGGCGGTAGCGCACTGGTCCCGGCGATCATCACCATGGCCCACAACCTCGGCCTCGAAGTCGTCGCCGAAGGGGTCGAAACGGCAGCGCAACTGGTGCTTTTGCGCGACCTGCACTGCGATATCCACCAGGGCTACCTGAGCGGCCGGCCGATGCCGGAAGCCGACTTCCGCCAGCGCTTCCTTGATGCGCCGACCGGCACCGACGTACCAGCAGCGCACAAAAAGTAA
- a CDS encoding PEP-CTERM sorting domain-containing protein: MKKTALLAALLACVCLPLTASAVQYQVTVSGTLESGFTGTFDSTFGYDLSSWQGKSYSMRFIFDNDLANATGSGTYSWDEVDGNVDHWWAFSPSNTQLDIGGVTVFSGSDLNKNQISTMNNQFVPSTLPDLPPGVVAGKEFDGLMMETGHFVGCQGGPCDWDSQTQVREELWIWGDHVWDDLSAIPNSELPDLLNTSPNFSNTVYKEFAIDAGRWSGSGTGEAIYSLRGSIDSVTIAAAPVPEPETYAMLLAGLAMLGWKVRSRR; this comes from the coding sequence ATGAAAAAAACCGCCTTGCTGGCTGCCCTGCTCGCCTGCGTTTGCCTGCCGCTAACTGCATCCGCCGTTCAATATCAGGTCACTGTCAGCGGTACGTTGGAAAGTGGTTTTACCGGCACATTCGATAGCACCTTTGGCTACGACCTGAGCAGCTGGCAGGGCAAGTCGTATTCCATGCGTTTTATTTTCGACAACGACCTGGCTAATGCGACTGGCTCTGGGACTTACTCATGGGACGAAGTGGATGGCAATGTGGACCACTGGTGGGCGTTTAGTCCGAGCAATACCCAGCTCGACATTGGCGGTGTCACGGTGTTCTCAGGCTCGGATCTCAACAAAAACCAGATCTCCACCATGAACAATCAGTTCGTTCCCAGCACGCTGCCGGACTTGCCGCCGGGGGTGGTTGCCGGCAAGGAATTCGACGGACTCATGATGGAAACAGGGCATTTTGTTGGTTGCCAGGGCGGCCCATGCGATTGGGATAGCCAGACCCAAGTCCGGGAAGAGTTGTGGATTTGGGGCGACCATGTCTGGGACGACCTCAGCGCCATCCCGAACAGCGAATTGCCCGACCTGCTCAACACCTCGCCCAACTTTTCCAATACCGTTTACAAGGAATTTGCCATAGATGCCGGCCGCTGGAGCGGGTCCGGTACAGGCGAAGCCATCTACAGTCTTCGTGGCAGCATCGACAGTGTCACGATAGCCGCCGCGCCTGTACCTGAACCCGAAACCTACGCCATGCTGCTGGCCGGCTTGGCCATGCTCGGCTGGAAAGTGCGTAGCCGCCGTTGA